The Pseudomonas sp. KU26590 genomic sequence GTCCTGATTTTCCGTCAGGGTGTACGTGACGCCCTGCTGCATCGATGCCAGGGCGTAGCCGATTGCGGCTTTGGTGCCCTTCGAAAGCGACTGCACCCACAGGATGAATCGCGCCCGGAAGGCCGAGTCAGTTTCTGGATCGACCCCATTGGTGAACACGGTCGAGTTCGTGACAGTGTCTACACCGCTGATGCTGCCCACGATGACCGTTACGGTACCGATCAGGGCATTGCCTGCTGCGCCTGCCGTGCTGGCAATGACCGGGACGGTAGCCGATGCCGTGCCTGCCGGGATCAGATAGCCCCCGAGGGTGGCACTGTAGAGCGGATTCGTAGCGTCGATGGTCACCGAGTACTGCTGCGAGCCATCGGTCGAGCCGACCAGCGACCCGACCGGGATGAGTGCCGAGTTCGTCGGAGTAAACCGCGAATGCGTCACGTTGCCGGTGGCGAAACTGGCGGATAACCGGATGAAGCCGAAGTCTGCCATCCAGCTGTCGAGGTCAGCGCCGGATGACGTCGATGCGCGCGTTGTGGCCAGCAGTGTGACGATCAGTTGCTGAAGCCACTGCAGCACGCTGGCATTGCTCTCGCAGATTGCGCGCAGCAAGGAGCCGATTGTGAAATCGACCAGCCCCGCCGCCCTGCCCTGGATCGCTGTGACCTGATCCCTGACCAGCGTGGTGAAGTCTTTGATGTTGAGGGATGCCATATCAGCGATTTACCTCGAACGAGAGCGTCACCGGCTCACCCAGGGGCGCGTCGGTGTAGCTGATATTGACGGAAAGTGTCTCGTTGGAAGACGAAACTGAAATGACCGGTGCTGGCTGCTTTGAGACGCACTCTTCGAGCAGAATCTGCCCTCGGATCATCGCGATGATCTCCGGGATGTTCATCAGCGCGCCAACGTACCGGCCGAGGCCAGCGCCGTACTCGGGGTGGAACAGGTAATCGCCGGGGTTGGTGATCAGCCGCCGCAAGATCCGCTGCTTCCCGCGCTCCATGCCTTCGACAGGCGACAGGCTGCCGGTCGGAGACAGTGAAAGGTCATCCCCGACGTAGTGGTTCAGGTCTTTCATGGGACTGGAACTCCGGATGTTCCGCTGCCGGACTGCACCTGACTGGTCTTATGCAGCTTGAGGCTGATGGTGTCGGCCTTGACGTCTCCGCCGGTGACGGTGACGTTGTTGTCCACCGCAACGGGGCCGTGAAACTGATGCAAGGTGGCGGTGTAGGTCGCCACGCCTACAGCCACCAACTCGACAGATCCATCGTTGTGAAACTTGAGAAGCGACCCCGACTTGTGGACGATCCAGGTCTCGCCCGATTGCACCGCCGGAGGCGGACTCACGTCGCTGAAGTAGCGGCCGGTCACTTTCCCGAGGTTTGGATCGCCGTCATCGAAGGCAACCGAGACCTCATCGCCGA encodes the following:
- a CDS encoding baseplate J/gp47 family protein, producing the protein MASLNIKDFTTLVRDQVTAIQGRAAGLVDFTIGSLLRAICESNASVLQWLQQLIVTLLATTRASTSSGADLDSWMADFGFIRLSASFATGNVTHSRFTPTNSALIPVGSLVGSTDGSQQYSVTIDATNPLYSATLGGYLIPAGTASATVPVIASTAGAAGNALIGTVTVIVGSISGVDTVTNSTVFTNGVDPETDSAFRARFILWVQSLSKGTKAAIGYALASMQQGVTYTLTENQDYSGNTLYGYFYAVVDDGSGAPNSAFLASAAAAIESARAFTTRYGVFAPVLVTANVSMTITTDASVAHGVVVAQVTAAIQAYIASLRLGQILPYTQLAAIAYAVTPAITNVSGVLLNGATADLSATNKQVIRPGTVAVA
- a CDS encoding phage tail protein; protein product: MKDLNHYVGDDLSLSPTGSLSPVEGMERGKQRILRRLITNPGDYLFHPEYGAGLGRYVGALMNIPEIIAMIRGQILLEECVSKQPAPVISVSSSNETLSVNISYTDAPLGEPVTLSFEVNR
- a CDS encoding phage baseplate assembly protein V, whose protein sequence is MTMANLLNAARQYQGDGSTYSRSGTISGYDPGSHCVKVTIQPEGYDTGWIQLAALGVGNGWGVMVGPQIGDEVSVAFDDGDPNLGKVTGRYFSDVSPPPAVQSGETWIVHKSGSLLKFHNDGSVELVAVGVATYTATLHQFHGPVAVDNNVTVTGGDVKADTISLKLHKTSQVQSGSGTSGVPVP